The following are from one region of the Vitis riparia cultivar Riparia Gloire de Montpellier isolate 1030 chromosome 14, EGFV_Vit.rip_1.0, whole genome shotgun sequence genome:
- the LOC117930577 gene encoding putative disease resistance protein At4g19050, producing MVTKALDVSFPNLEILKLSELSKLTEIWDRQLPLSSFCNLHILEVKKCPFLFNVVPNNLIASLQNLEKLNVEKCDQLKEVFDLEGLDHADYDNARMLSKLEELKLIDLPQLGHICNKDLQQISFFQNLRVLQLKQCGSLTYLFSASMALGLVQLNNLWVEHCSQIKEIIKAEDGVADKIIFPQTTKLSLLSLSKLTSFYLRTQAPGMLFNEEVAFPSLGDLDISNLDSVEKIWHNEFVADSFGKLKRLSVRSCQKLRNVIPSNMLKRLPSLQILKIVDSNSLEEIFDLESIDSKESHDIPTLQLRELCLDNLEKLKCVWNKAPQGLLTYPNLKSVQVSHCPSLIIPYEGYVVRSLLQVKEVEMNSCGVKEIVSHEDIAKVVSMFFFPEVTSLTSSCLKQLECFYLGLHNLEWPMLKTLEVESHESLEKLASKLDKPVEQPIFLCDKVAFPNLEFLNLSLKLEKMKDLHVLFGALSNLKFLIVENCPFLSSLFSPQFIQCLNNLKKLTVKKCDLLEEVFDLKGLAHGDNEHVEMLSKLEEVSLIDLPQLRDICNDSPPQVLCFQNLKSLQVKQCNSMTYLFSPSMVLGLVQLQDLHIEDCPALKEIFTVEGRDTNNWPPQVSCFQNLKSLQVKQCDGLMYLFPYSVALGLGQLQDLCIDHCSKMKKIIMEDGDVDNRPQQVSSLHNLKFVRVKECDSLMYLFSPSMALGLVQLQDLCIEDCPTMTEIVTGEDRDFDNQPPLVSCFQNLKSVQVKQCDSLMYLFSSSFALALVQLQDLCIEHCYTMKEIVREYRDVDSRHPQASCFGNLKFIQVKRCDNLMYLFSSSFALAFVQLQDLCIEDCYTMKEIVAAEKGVTDEIIFPQITRVSLLKLHKLTCFYLSQTLEKIHVGDSNKVPGVLFNEQVAFPSLVFLYVSGLDNVERIWHNQLLANSFSKLKEMKVENCNELHNISTYNVLNWLPRLEFLRIASCGKLQEVFDLDVTNVQEDVTDNQLSQLVLDDLQNLEHICNKVLGKKLCLQNLKFLKVHNCGSMKKLFSPYMELEGVREIIRQEEGAEEVIDKIDFPELTSLSLKSLPSLASFYPGSHTLRRGGPGDHGILITVLFSKKHKLASSNLVSLPQAVS from the exons atggttacgAAGGCACTTGAT GTATCATTTCCCAACTTGGAAATCTTGAAACTCTCTGAGCTTTCCAAGTTGACGGAGATATGGGATCGTCAACTTCCGCTCAGCTCCTTTTGCAATCTACACATCCTGGAAGTGAAGAAGTGTCCGTTCCTATTTAATGTTGTTCCAAACAATTTGATTGCAAGTTTACAGAATTTAGAAAAACTAAATGTGGAAAAATGTGATCAACTAAAGGAAGTGTTTGATCTTGAAGGACTTGATCATGCTGATTATGACAATGCTAGGATGCTCTCAAAGTTAGAAGAACTGAAGTTAATTGATCTTCCTCAGTTGGGGCATATATGCAATAAGGACCTTCAGCAAATTTCCTTCTTCCAAAACTTGAGAGTCCTACAGCTGAAGCAGTGTGGCAGCCTGACGTATCTTTTTTCAGCTTCCATGGCGTTGGGTCTTGTGCAACTTAACAACTTATGGGTGGAGCATTGTTCACAGATAAAAGAAATCATCAAGGCAGAAGACGGGGTTGCAGACAAGATTATATTTCCTCAAACAACCAAGCTTTCACTTCTATCATTGTCCAAGCTAACAAGTTTCTATCTAAGAACTCAGGCTCCTGGGATGCTCTTCAATGAAGAG GTTGCATTTCCTAGCTTGGGGGACTTGGATATCTCCAACCTGGATAGTGTGGAAAAGATTTGGCACAACGAGTTTGTTGCAGATTCCTTTGGAAAACTAAAAAGACTATCAGTACGGTCTTGTCAAAAACTGCGGAATGTTATTCCTTCCAATATGCTGAAGAGGCTACCGAGTCTACAAATTCTGAAGATAGTGGACTCTAATTCACTGGAAGAGATTTTTGATCTGGAATCCATAGATAGTAAAGAAAGTCATGATATTCCTACGCTTCAGTTGCGAGAATTGTGTTTAGATAATTTAGAGAAGCTGAAGTGTGTATGGAATAAGGCTCCTCAAGGACTTCTTACCTATCCAAACTTAAAGTCTGTACAAGTTTCTCATTGTCCAAGTCTTATAATTCCTTATGAAGGTTATGTAGTGAGAAGCCTTCTGCAAGTTAAAGAAGTAGAAATGAATTCTTGTGGAGTGAAGGAAATTGTTTCACACGAAGATATAGCAAAAGTAGTGTCCATGTTCTTTTTCCCTGAAGTGACCTCTCTGACAAGTTCCTGTCTAAAACAACTTGAATGTTTCTATCTGGGACTGCATAATTTGGAGTGGCCAATGTTGAAGACACTGGAGGTGGAAAGTCATGAAAGTTTGGAGAAATTGGCTTCCAAACTTGATAAGCCAGTTGAGCAACCCATCTTCCTTTGTGATAAG GTTGCGTTCCCTAACTTGGAGTTCTTGAATCTCTCTCTCAAGTTGGAGAAGATGAAGGATCTTCATGTTTTATTCGGGGCCCTCTCTAATCTAAAGTTCCTGATAGTTGAAAACTGCCCATTCCTATCGAGTCTTTTTTCACCCCAATTTATACAGTgcttaaacaatttaaaaaagcTAACTGTGAAAAAATGTGACCTCCTAGAAGAAGTATTTGATCTTAAGGGACTTGCTCATGGTGATAATGAACATGTTGAGATGCTCTCCAAGCTAGAAGAAGTGAGCTTAATTGATCTACCTCAGTTGAGAGATATATGCAACGACAGCCCTCCACAAGTTTTGTGCTTCCAAAACTTGAAATCGCTACAAGTGAAGCAGTGCAACAGCATGACGTATCTTTTTTCACCTTCCATGGTGTTGGGTCTTGTGCAACTCCAAGACTTACACATAGAAGATTGTCCCGCGTTGAAAGAAATTTTTACCGTGGAAGGCAGGGATACCAATAACTGGCCCCCACAAGTTTCCTGCTTCCAGAACTTGAAATCCCTACAGGTGAAGCAGTGTGACGGTTTGATGTATCTTTTTCCATATTCTGTGGCCTTGGGTCTTGGGCAACTCCAAGACTTATGCATAGACCATTGTtctaagatgaaaaaaattatcatggaAGATGGGGATGTGGACAACAGGCCCCAACAAGTTTCGTCCTTACACAACTTGAAATTTGTACGGGTGAAGGAGTGTGATAGCTTGATGTATCTTTTTTCACCTTCCATGGCATTGGGTCTTGTACAACTTCAAGACTTATGCATAGAAGATTGTCCCACGATGACAGAAATTGTTACCGGAGAAGACAGGGATTTTGATAACCAGCCTCCACTGGTTTCATGCTTCCAGAACTTGAAATCCGTACAGGTGAAGCAGTGTGACAGCTTGATGTATCTGTTTTCATCTTCCTTTGCATTGGCTCTTGTGCAACTCCAAGACTTATGCATAGAACATTGTTATACGATGAAAGAAATTGTCAGGGAATATAGGGATGTGGACAGCAGGCACCCACAAGCTTCATGCTTCGGGAACTTGAAATTCATCCAGGTGAAGCGGTGTGACAACTTAATGTATCTGTTTTCATCTTCCTTTGCGTTGGCTTTTGTGCAACTCCAGGACTTATGCATAGAAGATTGTTATACGATGAAAGAAATTGTCGCAGCAGAGAAGGGAGTTACAGATGAGATCATTTTTCCTCAGATAACCCGTGTTTCACTTCTGAAGTTGCACAAACTAACATGTTTCTATCTAAGTCAGACTCTTGAAAAGATTCATGTGGGAGACTCTAATAAAGTGCCTGGGGTGCTCTTCAATGAACAG GTTGCATTCCCTAGCTTGGTGTTTTTGTATGTCTCTGGGCTGGATAATGTGGAAAGAATATGGCACAACCAACTGCTTGCAAATTCCTTTAGCAAACTAAAGGAAATGAAGGTAGAAAATTGTAATGAGCTGCACAATATTTCGACATACAATGTGTTGAATTGGTTACCAAGACTAGAGTTTCTTAGAATAGCCAGCTGTGGAAAATTACAAGAGGTTTTTGATCTGGATGTGACAAATGTTCAGGAAGATGTAACAGACAATCAGTTGAGTCAATTGGTTTTGGATGATTTACAGAACCTGGAGCATATATGCAACAAGGTTCTTGGAAAAAAATTGTGCTTACAGAACCTGAAATTTCTCAAGGTGCACAACTGTGGCAGCATGAAAAAGCTTTTCTCGCCTTACATGGAACTTGAAGGAGTGAGAGAAATCATCAGGCAGGAAGAAGGAGCTGAAGAGGTTATTGATAAGATTGATTTTCCTGAATTAACCTCTCTTTCACTCAAATCCTTGCCCAGTCTGGCAAGTTTCTATCCAGGAAGCCATACTCTCAGAAGGGGTGGTCCGGGAGACCATGGTATCCTTATTACAGTGCTCTTCAGTAAAAAG caCAAGTTAGCATCATCTAACTTGGTTTCCCTTCCTCAAGCTGTTTCTTAA